A genomic region of Aeropyrum pernix K1 contains the following coding sequences:
- a CDS encoding tRNA pseudouridine(54/55) synthase Pus10: MDSRVLESALRALSRYPLCDRCLGRLFARLGRGWSNRERGEAVKRVLVMELHRRVLEGDEAALKTLVSAAPNIGEVARDVVEHLSPGSYREGGPCAVCGGRLESVIASAVEEGYRLLRAYDIERFVVGVRLERGVAMAEEEVKLAAGAGYGESIKAEIRREVGKLLVSRGGVTVDFDSPEATLMVEFPGGGVDIQVNSLLYKARYWKLARNISQAYWPTPEGPRYFSVEQALWPVLKLTGGERLVVHAAGREDVDARMLGSGRPMIVEVKSPRRRRIPLEELEAAANAGGKGLVRFRFETAAKRAEVALYKEETARVRKVYRALVAVEGGVSEVDVEGLRRALEGAVIMQRTPSRVLHRRPDILRRRRLYSLDCSPLEGAPLMECILEAEGGLYIKELVSGDGGRTRPSFAEVLGREAVCIELDVVWVEHEAPAAPG; encoded by the coding sequence TTGGACAGTAGGGTTCTAGAGTCCGCGTTGAGAGCCCTATCCCGCTACCCCCTCTGCGACCGCTGCCTCGGCAGGCTCTTCGCTAGGCTTGGGAGAGGCTGGAGCAATAGGGAGCGGGGAGAGGCTGTCAAGAGGGTTCTGGTGATGGAGCTTCACAGGAGGGTCCTCGAGGGGGATGAGGCGGCGTTGAAAACCCTGGTCTCTGCAGCTCCGAACATAGGGGAGGTGGCAAGGGATGTCGTGGAGCACCTCTCCCCAGGTTCCTACAGGGAGGGCGGCCCATGCGCTGTCTGCGGCGGGCGGCTGGAGAGTGTTATAGCCTCAGCGGTGGAGGAGGGGTACAGGCTGCTAAGGGCTTACGATATCGAGAGGTTCGTAGTCGGGGTCCGGCTAGAGAGAGGTGTTGCCATGGCTGAGGAGGAGGTAAAGCTGGCCGCCGGCGCCGGGTACGGCGAGTCCATTAAGGCTGAGATCAGGAGGGAGGTGGGCAAGCTCCTGGTGAGCCGGGGTGGAGTGACCGTGGACTTCGACAGCCCTGAAGCGACCCTAATGGTGGAGTTCCCCGGGGGCGGGGTTGACATACAGGTCAACAGCCTGCTCTACAAGGCTAGGTACTGGAAGCTTGCCAGGAACATAAGCCAGGCATACTGGCCCACGCCAGAGGGGCCGAGGTACTTCAGCGTGGAGCAGGCTCTATGGCCGGTTCTAAAGCTCACTGGGGGGGAGAGGCTGGTTGTACACGCTGCTGGCAGGGAGGATGTAGACGCCAGGATGCTGGGCAGCGGGAGGCCCATGATAGTCGAGGTCAAGTCGCCTAGGCGCAGGAGGATCCCGCTTGAGGAGCTGGAGGCGGCCGCCAACGCCGGCGGGAAGGGGCTGGTTAGGTTCAGGTTCGAGACGGCTGCCAAGCGTGCCGAGGTCGCGCTTTACAAGGAGGAGACTGCGAGGGTTAGGAAGGTGTACCGCGCCCTGGTAGCGGTGGAGGGTGGTGTTAGTGAGGTGGATGTTGAAGGGTTGAGGAGGGCTCTCGAGGGCGCGGTTATAATGCAGAGGACGCCCTCCAGGGTCCTCCATAGGAGGCCGGATATACTGAGGAGGCGGAGGCTCTACAGCCTAGACTGCAGCCCCCTGGAGGGGGCGCCTCTGATGGAGTGCATATTGGAGGCGGAAGGGGGTCTCTACATCAAGGAGCTGGTCAGCGGTGATGGCGGGAGAACCAGGCCAAGCTTCGCTGAGGTCCTCGGCAGGGAGGCTGTGTGTATAGAGCTCGACGTGGTGTGGGTGGAGCATGAAGCTCCAGCCGCACCCGGCTAA
- a CDS encoding 50S ribosomal protein L21e: MVKAPRGYRNRTRRLLRKPVREKGSIPRLSTYLREYRVGDKVAIIINPSFPDWGMPHRRFHGLTGTVVGKRGEAYEVEVYLGRKRKTLFVPPVHLKPLSTAAERRGS, translated from the coding sequence TTGGTCAAGGCACCTAGAGGCTATAGGAACAGGACTAGGAGGCTGTTGAGGAAGCCTGTGAGGGAGAAGGGCAGCATACCCAGGCTCAGCACCTACCTTAGGGAGTACAGGGTGGGCGATAAGGTGGCTATAATCATAAACCCCTCCTTCCCAGACTGGGGCATGCCCCACAGGAGGTTCCACGGGCTGACGGGAACCGTGGTGGGGAAGAGGGGCGAGGCCTACGAGGTAGAGGTCTATCTGGGTAGGAAGAGGAAGACCCTCTTCGTCCCCCCCGTGCACCTCAAACCCCTCAGCACAGCCGCCGAGAGGCGGGGCAGCTAG
- a CDS encoding DNA-directed RNA polymerase subunit F, which translates to MERRILEYKAVPYQVAKKYMYERVREGDIISIQESTWEYFRKVVFWDDPEAASELVEEIVKEGVSREAAANIASICPKTEGELRSILEMDRSITSVHEMASKLYPIVSKYCKD; encoded by the coding sequence TTGGAGAGGAGGATCCTAGAGTATAAGGCGGTGCCCTACCAGGTAGCCAAGAAGTATATGTACGAGAGGGTTAGGGAGGGCGACATAATATCGATACAGGAGTCGACTTGGGAGTACTTCAGGAAGGTAGTGTTCTGGGACGACCCGGAGGCTGCCTCCGAGCTTGTTGAGGAGATTGTGAAGGAGGGTGTCAGCCGTGAGGCCGCGGCGAACATCGCGAGCATATGCCCCAAGACCGAGGGCGAGCTCAGGAGCATTCTCGAGATGGACAGGAGCATAACCTCCGTACACGAGATGGCTAGCAAACTGTACCCCATAGTTTCCAAATACTGCAAGGACTAG
- a CDS encoding DUF655 domain-containing protein has translation MSRQPRPRDRKPPHQGRPQPHIAALEVEAIVLDYIPEGYPRDPHREHRSKPVVQGLGVRRLHLVDGVPLHEVDILERVTLAREVVYSVPIVARLPGGVERRVKSVTVAVTCLPGQAREGGVREIYCYPLSYADQATLEALQQLLGEGDERHRYILVDSPDKLSEVARGHGLSGKIVSTPRDPISYQDLTDVARATLPDAVRKLVREREDFFVEFFNVAEPINIRIHALEALKGVGKKMARHLLLERERRRFTSFEEVKKILKIDPAEALAEKIMEEIECRDTVKYYFFVEPCDPSKPYLGYTERMWKAYAARVRARREAAGGESGS, from the coding sequence GTGTCTAGACAGCCCCGCCCCCGCGACAGGAAGCCCCCCCACCAGGGGAGGCCGCAGCCCCACATCGCCGCCCTTGAGGTGGAGGCTATAGTTCTGGACTACATACCCGAGGGCTACCCGAGAGACCCCCACAGGGAGCACCGCAGTAAGCCCGTCGTTCAGGGTCTCGGGGTTAGGAGGCTGCACCTAGTCGACGGTGTCCCCCTCCATGAGGTCGATATACTGGAGCGGGTCACCCTGGCTAGGGAGGTTGTGTATAGCGTCCCCATAGTGGCCCGGCTCCCCGGGGGGGTCGAGAGGAGGGTGAAAAGTGTTACCGTCGCGGTAACATGCCTCCCCGGCCAGGCGCGGGAGGGCGGGGTCAGGGAGATATACTGCTACCCCCTCTCCTACGCCGACCAGGCGACCCTGGAGGCGCTGCAGCAGCTCCTGGGTGAGGGGGACGAGAGGCACAGGTATATACTTGTGGACTCCCCCGACAAGCTCTCCGAGGTGGCCAGAGGTCACGGCCTCTCGGGGAAGATAGTGAGCACGCCCAGAGACCCTATATCCTACCAGGACCTCACCGACGTCGCCAGGGCTACGCTGCCGGACGCTGTGAGGAAGCTGGTCAGGGAGAGGGAGGACTTCTTCGTGGAGTTCTTCAACGTGGCCGAGCCGATAAACATAAGGATACACGCGCTGGAGGCCCTAAAGGGTGTGGGTAAGAAGATGGCTAGGCACCTCCTCCTCGAGAGGGAGAGGCGTAGGTTCACGAGTTTCGAGGAGGTGAAGAAGATTCTGAAGATAGACCCCGCAGAGGCCCTGGCCGAGAAGATAATGGAGGAGATAGAGTGTAGGGACACTGTGAAATACTACTTCTTCGTCGAGCCCTGCGACCCCTCCAAGCCCTACCTAGGCTACACGGAGAGGATGTGGAAGGCCTATGCCGCCAGGGTCAGGGCGAGGAGGGAGGCGGCGGGCGGAGAGTCTGGTTCGTGA
- the rsmA gene encoding 16S rRNA (adenine(1518)-N(6)/adenine(1519)-N(6))-dimethyltransferase RsmA: MPPGSGRGGRRRAESLVREVLGLAGLRPSDRLGQHFLIDDRAVGEFLKPLEKAAAEGIREALEIGPGAGSITLPAAEVLDRIVAVELDNRLASALSRLAPARVAVITGDGVSHAAASQAPLVFSNTPFNLSPAIVEALAVNNRVAAAVLGVQYEVARRMTARPGSRDYSRLSVLVSLVFHAELAGVVRPQAYYPRPQVLTAVVTLRRRRRWRSLYARALELAGCAFTQRNKKASKVLRRCLEAAGCAPPPWLDSLGDARVWMLRPEDFVGLAEACRG, translated from the coding sequence ATGCCGCCAGGGTCAGGGCGAGGAGGGAGGCGGCGGGCGGAGAGTCTGGTTCGTGAGGTCCTGGGACTCGCCGGCCTCAGGCCCAGCGACAGGCTGGGCCAGCACTTCCTAATAGACGACAGGGCGGTCGGCGAGTTCCTCAAGCCCCTAGAGAAAGCGGCGGCTGAGGGCATACGCGAAGCCCTCGAGATAGGGCCCGGGGCGGGGTCGATAACCCTTCCCGCAGCCGAGGTCCTCGACAGGATAGTTGCAGTAGAGCTCGACAACAGGCTCGCATCAGCCCTCTCAAGACTGGCGCCAGCCAGGGTGGCCGTGATAACGGGAGACGGCGTGAGCCACGCCGCCGCCTCGCAGGCGCCGCTGGTATTCTCCAACACCCCCTTCAACCTATCCCCCGCTATAGTAGAGGCACTCGCGGTGAACAACAGGGTCGCGGCGGCGGTTCTCGGCGTCCAGTATGAGGTCGCGAGGAGGATGACAGCCAGGCCGGGCAGCAGGGACTACAGCAGGCTCTCGGTACTCGTCTCCCTCGTCTTCCACGCTGAGCTGGCGGGCGTCGTTAGGCCCCAGGCCTACTATCCCAGGCCCCAGGTCCTCACTGCAGTGGTAACCCTGAGGAGGAGGCGGAGGTGGAGGAGCCTATACGCGAGGGCACTGGAGCTGGCGGGCTGCGCGTTCACGCAGAGAAACAAGAAGGCCTCCAAGGTGCTGAGAAGATGCTTGGAGGCGGCGGGCTGCGCGCCGCCCCCCTGGCTGGATAGCCTAGGTGACGCTAGGGTATGGATGCTGAGGCCGGAGGACTTCGTGGGGCTTGCGGAAGCCTGCAGAGGGTAA
- a CDS encoding class I SAM-dependent methyltransferase: protein MDAEAGGLRGACGSLQRVKVSWSRGSIAVYVNSCTYPPSDDTILLLEAMEALRREGRVYGSALDLGTGNGALALGAVEVLGVRRVAAVDAYPCPALAARATLPPQALVAVCPYASCLKGGFDIALVNPPYLPEKPPPPGGQGCSPTLSEAWAGEGVMRGMLEAAGRLAGEVLTVYSSLSSVTPQEVLGAMGFSTRILASERFFMERLEVVHAWRS, encoded by the coding sequence ATGGATGCTGAGGCCGGAGGACTTCGTGGGGCTTGCGGAAGCCTGCAGAGGGTAAAGGTGTCTTGGAGCCGCGGCTCCATCGCAGTGTATGTAAACAGCTGCACATACCCGCCCTCCGACGACACAATCCTGCTGCTCGAGGCTATGGAGGCTCTCAGGAGGGAGGGAAGGGTTTACGGGAGCGCCCTAGACCTTGGCACCGGCAACGGCGCCCTAGCCCTAGGGGCGGTTGAGGTACTCGGTGTACGTAGGGTTGCGGCGGTGGACGCCTACCCCTGCCCAGCTCTCGCCGCTAGAGCAACGCTACCCCCCCAAGCCCTGGTGGCCGTCTGCCCCTACGCCTCCTGTTTGAAGGGAGGCTTCGACATAGCCCTCGTCAACCCCCCATACCTGCCTGAGAAGCCTCCCCCGCCCGGGGGGCAGGGCTGCAGCCCCACCCTCTCAGAGGCCTGGGCTGGCGAGGGCGTCATGAGGGGGATGCTAGAGGCTGCGGGGAGGCTGGCGGGGGAGGTCCTGACGGTCTACTCCAGCCTTTCCAGCGTCACCCCCCAGGAGGTCCTGGGGGCTATGGGCTTCTCCACCAGGATCCTGGCCTCGGAGAGGTTTTTCATGGAGAGGCTGGAGGTGGTCCATGCTTGGAGAAGTTGA
- a CDS encoding RNA methyltransferase: MEKLRIVLVETEGAVNLGFVARLAENFEADEIYLVSPRASLEEAKRYAARAAWRLDAARVVSNLEEALRGVSASLCTSSHMSDRDALRAPLAPWEAAEVLAATPGTVAIVFGRESVGLTRGEIALCSLYSSIPASPRYPSLNLSNAAAIYLYEVYKARRGGAVARGGVDEELIKLLRAYAAALASRLVHRERAEEVAVSLVRIASKSVMARREVENLIYLLSKACRAVEGCMDEVPRHLQPRD; the protein is encoded by the coding sequence TTGGAGAAGTTGAGGATCGTTCTTGTGGAGACTGAGGGGGCCGTGAACCTGGGGTTCGTGGCGAGGCTTGCGGAGAATTTCGAGGCAGACGAGATCTACCTAGTCTCACCTAGGGCTAGCCTGGAGGAGGCGAAGAGGTACGCCGCCAGGGCGGCCTGGAGGCTTGACGCTGCCAGAGTGGTGAGCAACCTGGAGGAGGCCCTCAGAGGAGTGTCGGCAAGTCTCTGCACCAGCTCTCATATGAGCGATAGGGACGCCCTCAGAGCCCCACTAGCCCCCTGGGAGGCGGCCGAGGTCCTCGCGGCCACCCCGGGTACGGTTGCCATAGTTTTCGGGAGGGAGAGCGTGGGGCTAACCAGGGGTGAGATAGCGTTGTGCAGCCTCTACTCCTCCATACCCGCCAGCCCCAGATACCCCTCACTCAACCTCTCGAACGCCGCAGCGATATACCTGTACGAGGTCTACAAGGCGAGGAGGGGCGGGGCTGTGGCGAGAGGGGGGGTTGACGAGGAGCTTATCAAGCTGTTGAGGGCCTACGCCGCCGCCCTGGCCTCCAGGCTAGTGCATAGGGAGAGGGCGGAGGAGGTGGCGGTCTCCCTAGTCAGGATCGCTTCAAAGAGTGTAATGGCTAGGAGGGAGGTTGAAAACCTGATATACCTCCTCTCCAAGGCGTGTAGGGCTGTGGAGGGGTGTATGGATGAGGTTCCTCGCCACCTGCAACCCAGGGACTGA
- a CDS encoding THUMP domain-containing class I SAM-dependent RNA methyltransferase, whose amino-acid sequence MRFLATCNPGTEDVVAREIVEEVDSAKVEEVGEYRGRIVFRSSGEPWLVAEQIYGLRSIHSASLLLAEAEVSPGREGLEEVWRAAYKSGAHLHIPYGATFAVRGERIGEGHSYTSVEIASTVGDAVQRAAEESLGWRPMVRLNSPQVVLHAEVDIFTFRLGVLLTGERSRHRRRYRVYDHPAALKASLAYVMLRLAGARDGDTILDPMCGGGTVAVEAALLFETSRVYCVDLNPRHTRGARLNAESARVGGRVEVYTWDARMLHELLGEDSVDRIVSNPPYGIRLGDPVDVRILYREFMPSAARVLRSGGRAAIITAETKALVAAARSSGLRMAGARRVRHGDLWVDIVVLEKP is encoded by the coding sequence ATGAGGTTCCTCGCCACCTGCAACCCAGGGACTGAGGACGTTGTGGCCAGGGAGATCGTGGAGGAGGTTGACTCGGCCAAGGTGGAGGAGGTTGGGGAGTACAGGGGTAGGATAGTCTTCAGGTCCTCCGGCGAGCCCTGGCTGGTTGCCGAGCAGATATACGGGCTCAGGAGCATCCACTCCGCCTCCCTCCTCCTGGCCGAGGCGGAGGTCAGCCCGGGGCGGGAAGGGCTAGAGGAGGTATGGAGGGCCGCGTACAAGAGCGGAGCCCACCTCCACATACCCTACGGAGCCACTTTCGCCGTGAGGGGGGAGAGGATAGGGGAGGGCCACTCATACACCAGCGTGGAGATAGCGTCCACAGTCGGGGACGCCGTCCAGAGGGCGGCGGAGGAGTCGCTGGGCTGGAGGCCCATGGTGAGGCTCAACAGCCCCCAGGTGGTGCTTCACGCCGAGGTGGACATCTTCACTTTCCGGCTTGGAGTACTCCTGACTGGTGAGAGGAGCAGGCACAGGAGGAGGTATAGGGTCTACGATCACCCGGCCGCCCTGAAGGCCAGCCTCGCCTACGTGATGCTCAGGCTGGCTGGGGCGAGGGACGGCGACACTATACTAGACCCCATGTGCGGGGGAGGGACGGTGGCCGTGGAGGCCGCCCTCCTATTCGAGACGTCGAGAGTGTACTGCGTAGACCTGAACCCCCGCCACACGAGGGGGGCACGGCTCAACGCGGAGTCGGCGAGGGTCGGGGGGAGGGTGGAGGTCTACACCTGGGACGCCCGCATGCTACACGAGCTTCTGGGAGAGGACAGCGTGGACAGGATCGTGAGCAACCCCCCCTATGGTATAAGGCTGGGGGACCCGGTGGATGTTAGGATACTCTACAGGGAGTTCATGCCCTCGGCAGCCAGGGTCCTGAGGAGCGGCGGTAGGGCGGCTATAATAACGGCGGAGACTAAGGCGCTGGTGGCTGCCGCCAGGTCCTCAGGCTTGAGGATGGCTGGGGCGAGGAGGGTCAGGCACGGGGATCTGTGGGTAGATATAGTGGTGTTGGAGAAGCCTTAA
- a CDS encoding ABC transporter substrate-binding protein, whose translation MSAPARLPVSRTLALVASAAALLVLGAAALLIAGLGGGEPEELVIGGVFSLSSGTSVEACRQALAGAMAAVEWVNSNGGVNIGGSKVPVRLLQEDDKGDPANAVRLIEYMARQRGVGVMLAPCDPGVLVDAVEAARGYGVVSIVYGDAPASVADPGGKTLLVGAPAEEYFTPVLEMVSILDIQSRNLAIVYQDTGFAAAVAEATRNRAVEQGFVVVLYSAYPPQAGEEELGTLALRLQASNPDVIIAIGGFRDGVELVRAMSSYGVEAKFIAMAVAPSVPEFYSELGALSQAILYPTLWELASKPYTTAEGYEWFGPSREEFYSLFREAIESLGHPVSEPGYHAAMAALAVLAVAKAAEEAGSLDPDAIYESLKNIKIMTFAGPFDLNPETGLQNEREVLVGQWINGRRFTVWPVGQAYATPVYPHPGWPG comes from the coding sequence TTGTCAGCCCCGGCTAGGCTACCGGTCTCGAGGACTCTAGCCCTCGTGGCCAGCGCGGCGGCGCTGCTTGTACTAGGGGCAGCCGCCCTCCTAATAGCGGGACTGGGAGGCGGGGAGCCTGAGGAGCTTGTTATAGGGGGTGTCTTCTCGCTATCCAGCGGAACTTCTGTGGAGGCTTGCAGGCAGGCTCTGGCGGGAGCCATGGCTGCTGTGGAGTGGGTGAACAGCAATGGCGGCGTCAATATAGGAGGCTCAAAAGTCCCTGTGAGACTGCTCCAGGAGGACGACAAGGGTGACCCGGCCAACGCTGTAAGGCTGATCGAGTACATGGCGAGGCAGAGGGGCGTGGGAGTCATGCTTGCACCATGCGATCCGGGCGTCCTGGTCGATGCTGTGGAGGCCGCCCGGGGGTACGGGGTGGTCTCCATAGTCTATGGCGACGCTCCAGCCAGCGTGGCGGACCCTGGGGGTAAGACCCTGCTGGTGGGGGCTCCCGCGGAGGAATACTTCACCCCCGTCCTGGAGATGGTGAGCATACTCGACATCCAGTCGAGAAACCTGGCTATAGTTTACCAGGACACCGGGTTCGCTGCCGCAGTGGCCGAGGCCACGAGAAACAGGGCAGTGGAGCAGGGTTTTGTGGTAGTGCTCTACTCGGCATACCCGCCCCAGGCTGGTGAGGAGGAACTAGGCACCCTCGCCCTCAGGCTGCAGGCTTCGAACCCAGACGTCATAATAGCCATAGGCGGGTTCAGGGATGGAGTAGAGCTTGTCAGGGCTATGAGCAGCTATGGCGTTGAGGCGAAGTTCATAGCAATGGCTGTAGCCCCCTCGGTACCCGAGTTCTACAGCGAGCTGGGCGCCCTATCCCAAGCCATACTCTACCCCACGCTCTGGGAGCTCGCCTCGAAACCCTACACCACAGCAGAAGGCTACGAGTGGTTCGGCCCGAGCAGGGAGGAGTTCTACAGCCTCTTCAGGGAGGCGATAGAGAGCCTAGGACACCCCGTATCGGAGCCGGGCTACCACGCCGCTATGGCAGCGCTGGCAGTGCTTGCAGTGGCTAAGGCTGCAGAGGAAGCCGGCAGCCTCGATCCAGACGCCATCTACGAGTCCCTGAAGAACATAAAGATAATGACGTTCGCAGGCCCCTTCGACCTAAACCCCGAGACGGGGCTCCAGAATGAGAGGGAGGTCCTCGTGGGCCAGTGGATAAACGGGAGGAGATTCACCGTCTGGCCCGTGGGCCAGGCGTACGCAACCCCCGTGTACCCCCACCCTGGGTGGCCGGGCTGA
- a CDS encoding DUF2139 domain-containing protein: MLERVKPGVGPEWGGGGIYSLRLHRGSLFYTLAFEARSTLLRGDCSWSSYDYSLVGPPPRSGGDTYNAVEAVDGKIYFGGWAHAPAVLERKGKGRLAEVVFTNKYSILHEMDVDTGEVRLLWKEGARDRRLWACEVSEVLYNPLRDTLLLARGDGHINCGIFEAGRRGGVRKLSSTPVLKGEVFMDMACFSIHHGWGGNPGLECVDLESGETVYTGEAVPEEAGLDGGGLDHYREGAVFQLHTRVYVAHKGGFTVFDPEGGGEPRFYRVLDFGDNPYSPTRTNALYLGGGVLIPFNTPTAATVRGTDELPNNVQRSSRRSPAPTLLVYVTPTDMRIVGSLGARVTSMEALGDKVLLAWSTQPNFERYDATATDASVRGVAVVSQDSLLAGRPPPLSIRVDPGWVGDRRFGGLPLYGYRELQVDPRGGRVVLEAYEISDEAPVKYGREVVEGGEWIDVSSLTDSLVVMRIEKPPREGMVRVRAL, encoded by the coding sequence ATGCTCGAGAGGGTGAAACCCGGGGTCGGGCCCGAGTGGGGCGGAGGGGGTATATACTCCCTCAGGCTCCACAGGGGGAGCCTCTTCTACACCCTGGCTTTCGAGGCCCGCTCCACACTACTCAGGGGAGACTGCAGCTGGTCCTCGTACGACTACAGCCTCGTGGGTCCACCCCCTAGGAGCGGCGGTGACACTTACAACGCTGTGGAGGCTGTGGACGGCAAGATCTACTTCGGCGGCTGGGCCCACGCCCCCGCCGTGCTGGAGAGGAAGGGGAAGGGGAGGCTCGCCGAGGTCGTCTTCACAAACAAGTACAGCATACTCCACGAGATGGACGTCGACACGGGGGAGGTGAGGCTCCTCTGGAAGGAGGGCGCGAGGGATAGGAGGCTCTGGGCCTGCGAGGTCTCCGAGGTCCTCTACAACCCCCTTCGCGACACCCTCCTCCTGGCGCGGGGGGACGGCCATATAAACTGCGGGATATTCGAGGCCGGGAGGAGGGGGGGTGTGAGGAAGCTGTCCTCCACACCTGTCTTGAAGGGTGAGGTCTTTATGGACATGGCGTGCTTCTCAATACACCACGGCTGGGGCGGCAACCCCGGGCTGGAGTGCGTCGACCTCGAGAGCGGGGAGACCGTCTACACCGGGGAGGCGGTTCCTGAGGAGGCGGGGCTGGACGGAGGGGGTCTAGACCACTATAGGGAGGGCGCGGTGTTCCAGCTCCACACCAGGGTTTACGTGGCACACAAGGGGGGCTTCACCGTGTTCGACCCTGAGGGCGGCGGGGAGCCGAGGTTCTACAGGGTTCTAGACTTCGGGGACAACCCCTACAGCCCCACAAGGACTAACGCCCTCTACCTGGGCGGGGGCGTTCTCATACCGTTCAACACCCCCACCGCGGCAACCGTTAGAGGCACCGACGAGCTGCCCAACAATGTGCAGAGGTCCTCCAGGCGCTCTCCAGCACCCACACTACTGGTCTACGTGACGCCCACTGACATGAGGATAGTGGGGAGCCTGGGGGCGAGGGTTACCTCCATGGAGGCTCTAGGCGACAAGGTGCTCCTCGCCTGGTCCACCCAGCCTAACTTCGAGAGGTACGACGCCACGGCGACGGATGCCTCGGTGCGCGGGGTCGCCGTGGTGAGCCAAGACTCGCTACTCGCTGGAAGGCCGCCGCCGCTCAGCATAAGGGTTGACCCGGGCTGGGTGGGTGATAGGCGTTTCGGGGGCCTGCCGCTCTACGGCTACAGGGAGCTCCAGGTAGACCCCCGGGGCGGTAGGGTTGTCCTCGAGGCCTACGAGATATCGGACGAGGCCCCTGTTAAGTACGGGCGCGAGGTTGTCGAGGGCGGGGAGTGGATAGACGTCTCAAGCCTAACAGACAGCCTGGTGGTGATGAGGATTGAGAAGCCGCCCCGCGAGGGAATGGTTAGGGTGAGGGCCCTCTAG
- a CDS encoding prephenate dehydrogenase, with amino-acid sequence MECRVGFVGAGSVARALARAASARGWPVCFYDIDRERAGEAASQYGGLSFSSLQGLAAESEAIVVAVPGPAAGGVMVEAARSSRSGTLVVDTATFKRGVVAAARGMPPRVLAALTHPLFGGRASRPEKHYVAVMPFPGREGVVEAERLYREMGFNTIRLRSWEEHDRLAGYSIGLVYALAEALYAALESGGLDLDSPLPSTTYRVLGMLAQSVLSDSPDLRGEILSNPSTREAAASLASALMEVARGAGPRGRGRSSYNLLYRLLEEC; translated from the coding sequence GTGGAGTGTAGGGTAGGGTTCGTGGGGGCCGGGAGCGTGGCCAGAGCCCTGGCCAGGGCTGCGTCGGCCCGGGGATGGCCTGTCTGCTTCTACGACATAGACAGGGAGAGGGCCGGAGAGGCGGCATCCCAGTACGGGGGGCTGAGCTTCAGCAGCCTCCAGGGGCTGGCGGCTGAGAGCGAGGCCATAGTCGTGGCGGTGCCGGGCCCCGCCGCTGGGGGTGTGATGGTGGAGGCTGCGAGGTCCTCGCGGTCCGGGACACTGGTGGTAGACACCGCCACCTTCAAGAGGGGCGTGGTGGCAGCAGCTAGGGGCATGCCGCCTAGGGTGCTCGCAGCGCTGACCCACCCTCTCTTCGGGGGCAGGGCGTCGCGGCCCGAGAAGCACTACGTCGCCGTCATGCCCTTCCCGGGAAGGGAGGGGGTGGTGGAGGCTGAGAGGCTCTACAGGGAGATGGGCTTCAACACAATAAGGCTTAGAAGCTGGGAGGAGCACGACAGGCTCGCGGGCTACTCCATAGGCCTTGTCTACGCCCTGGCCGAGGCGCTGTACGCCGCCCTCGAGAGCGGGGGTCTCGACCTCGACTCCCCCCTGCCCTCAACCACCTACAGGGTCCTGGGCATGTTAGCCCAGTCCGTCCTCTCAGACAGCCCCGACTTGAGGGGCGAGATACTCTCAAACCCCAGCACCAGGGAGGCGGCGGCCAGCCTCGCGTCAGCCCTTATGGAGGTGGCCCGGGGGGCCGGGCCTAGGGGGCGGGGGAGGTCGAGTTACAATCTGCTGTACAGGCTGCTGGAGGAGTGCTAG
- a CDS encoding chorismate mutase: protein MGIEEARRLIDELDAKIVALLEERLELCRRVGEEKRRLGRGLRDEDREAEVLGRVPSRWRPLYRLVIEECLREQARGGFRGGV from the coding sequence GTGGGGATTGAAGAGGCTAGGAGGCTGATAGACGAGCTCGACGCCAAGATAGTTGCGCTGCTGGAGGAGAGGCTAGAGCTGTGTAGGAGGGTGGGCGAGGAGAAGAGGAGGCTGGGCCGGGGGTTGAGAGACGAGGATAGGGAGGCCGAGGTCCTGGGGAGGGTGCCCAGCAGGTGGAGGCCCCTCTACAGGCTAGTCATAGAGGAGTGCCTCAGGGAGCAGGCTAGAGGTGGTTTCAGGGGTGGAGTGTAG